Part of the Lutra lutra chromosome 4, mLutLut1.2, whole genome shotgun sequence genome is shown below.
TTAAGCAGTGGCTGTCACTGTTGTTCCCGGAGACACTATTTTGGGAACATTCCTGGTAGTGTGGCTCCCAGGGAAGAGGCCTAGGGAGGAAAGGGCCTCTGGGATGGAGAACACGGGTAGCCCCTCTTGGGTGTattctccctcacctcccatcccctcccctctccttgcaGGAGCACCCTCGGGAGCTGTCCTGAGCCCTGCGTGACTGTTTGTGGCTGGAGGCAGAGTACGTGGGTGCTGGGAATTAGAGCAGGACTGCTGGGACAGGCCCGGGGAGACTGGGGGAGGCCGCAACCCCACTGCTCACCAGCTCTTCTCTCAGTGTTCTGGGTCCAGGTGCTCCTGGCTGGCCTGGTGGTCCCACTCCTGCTTGGTGCTATGCTGACCTACACCTACCACCGCTGCCAGCCTTGCAAGCCCAGTGTTGCTAGTAAGTACGGGGCACAGGCGTGCACACATTTCTAGGGGCACGTGGTCAGCATGGGTAGCCCCAAGCCCACTCAGCCCTGATACAgagagctggggcgggggtggtacAGGGGAACACAAGAGGACTTGGACTAGCACCCAGGTCTAGGAGTCTTCCCTGGTTGCTGATGAGATGCTCTTTGTCCCTCCACAGATGAAGCTGGGATGGAGGCCCTGACTCCCCTACAGGTAAGCACAGAAGTAGTATTCTGGAAAGAGGGTGAGCCGGCACCTAGGCCGCAGCGTTCTGGAGCTGAGAGGTTGGGCCTTATGATAACCTGTGATCCCCAGGGTGTGGCACGGGGGCTGGCACAAAGTAGACCTAATGAACGCCTGTGAGTTCACCGAGTTCTGAGCGACTGAGAGCAGCATAGCACCTGTCCCTAAGTAGCTCTCAAAGGGCTGGGCTCCAGACAGGTTCTGTGGGATGAGTGCCGCAGGCCTGGCCTCAGACCGGCCTGAGGGAACGAGTGCAGGCCAGCGAGGGCAgggtattccaggcagaggaaatagccGTTCTGGACCACAGGGCAAGGTTATGGCCAGCTGCGGGAGGCAGCCTTGGGGAATGTTTGCTGACTGAGCCAGGGACTGGCCGCTCCCGGCCAGGGACCGCAGACAAGGGGCCTTACTTAGGTTGGGTTGACCTGGGGCTTCTCTTGGCTTCCAGGCCACCCACCTCTCACCCAGGGACAGCACCCACGCCCTCCTAGTGCCACTCGGCAGTAGTGAGAAGGTCCACACCGTCCAGCTGGTTGGCAACGGCTGGAGCCCTGGCTCCCCCCAGACCCAGGAGGCACCTTGCCCGCAGGTGGCATGGTCCTGGGACCCGCTGCACGGTGGAGCTCCTGGTAAGGGACCTCGCTGGCCTGAGGCCTAGACCCCATCCTCCCGAGACGCGGACTCGGTTCCTGAGGCACCACCTGCCCCCTTCGCATCCCGAGCTGGTCAGGTGGTCGTCCCTGGCCCGCCCTAACCGCGGATCCCGCCCGCGCCCTCCGCTGCCgccatccctgccccaccccgggcCCCGGTGCGCGCCTCCGCCCGGGTTCCCTTCTCACCGGCCCTCTCCGCCCCGCCCTCAGACCCGCCGCCACCGCTGCTGtcgccgtcgccgccgccgccgccgccgcccacgCCAGCGCCCCCTGCAGGCTCGGCGGGCGCCACGCTCCAGCCCGGCCCGCAGCTCTACGACGTGATGGACGCGGTGCCTGCGCGGCGCTGGAAGGAGTTCGTGCGCACCCTAGGGCTGCGCGAGGCGGAGATCGAGGCCGTGGAGGTGGAGGTCGGCCGCTTCCGCGACCAGCAGTACGAGATGCTCAAGCGCTGGCGCCAGCAGCAGCCCGCGGGCTTGGGCGCCGTCTATGCGGCGCTGGAGCGCATGGGGCTGGACGGCTGCGCCGAGGACCTGCGCAGCCGCCTGCAGCGCGGTCCGTGACCCAGGGCgtgcccccccaaccctgccgCCCCTGGCAGAGCCCTAAGTATGGTTACTTATGCGTGTAGACATCTTATGTCACTTATGGAGCCCGGCCCCGCCCTGCGCCGGCCGCCCTCCCCGCCGCGCGCCCGGCTCCTGCCCGCGGCCGAGACGCACGGACCGGAGCGGCCGGCGGCGGCTCGCACTGTCCGCGCCCGAGCGCGGGAGGCCCCGCTATTAAATCTGTGAACACATCTACTGCGTGGCGTTTCCGCGGGGCTGGGGCGCTACGTGGCCCGGGCCTGGCTTCCTGGGGGCGTCGGAAGGGAGCCGGAAGTCTCGTCACCCCGGGGTCGGGGACCCACGTAGGAGGCCGGTGCGGCCCTCGGCTCCCAGGCCGCACCCCGCCCCCTCGGCCGTGCCCCAGTTACCCCGAAAGGCAGAGGAAGTCGCGGCGACGGAGAGAGTGAACGTCAGCCCCGGCGGCTGAGAGAGCTTTAATGGGGGAGCGGGACGGCAGGCAGTTGCGGGGGGACACGAGTGCGgggcccccgccctccccccactccccacccgcGCCGCGGGAGGGTCCGGGAGCGCGGGGCCTGGGTGCGCAGACTTCACGGCGGGGGCGGGCGGGCAGAGGATGGGAGCTCCGTCCCGACGGGCAGGGTGCTGTTACCGCTTCTGGTAAACAAGTGGCTGAGAGGAAGCCCTCGCGCGGATGGGAAATGCGGCCGGGGCGGGCAGGGCGCGGATCTGGGTCAGGACTGGAGGAAAACCCCTTCCCCGAGCGCGGGGCCTGCCTCCGCCCAGGATGCGCCAGCCACGCGGGTTccggggtgcgggggagggggctgcggCCTGTCGCGCGCGCCCCGCGAGGTAACAAAGTCGCCACCCACGGGGCCGGGGAGAGCTCTGCGCGACCTTCCACGCGCatgcaaatatatgtaaatagGCATGCAAATAAACAGCATCTCTTTGCGTCAGCAGCTTGCTTGGGCACTTTTTCtgggcggctgcggcggcgggcgggcgcgCTCCAGCGTCGCCCCGGGCTGGGGGTGCGGAGGCcggagggggggcagggaggggttcCAGCGCGGGAGGGGGAAGGCAGCGGGGCTACCAGCCCTTCCGCCCCGGGCCGGGCAGGCCGGGGCGGAGGCTGCGGCCCCTTGAGCTCACGCGGCTGCGAGCAGGAGGGCGGCATCTAGTACTTATTGATGTCCCCCTTCTTCAGGATGATCTGTCGCTGCCAGGGCGCCAGCTTGGTCTCGTCGTAGCCCAGCGTCCGCAGCTTCTCTGACTGCTCTTTCTCTCGCTGCATCCTCTCCTGCTTCTGTCGCTCCTCTTCTTTCCTAGGCGTGGTGTGGGGGCAGAAGGGcgggcaggggtgagggtgggccAGGCACCGTGAGGGGCTCACGGCTGTCAAGTAGTGGCTCCCGGAGGGTGGGGGCTGAGTTGCTTAGGACAGAGGGGCTAGTTGTTGGTGACCAGGGCAATGAGTTCCAGTGGCAGAAGGGCTAGGGGATGGGGATTGCGTGGGGAGGCACAGGGCAGGGTTGGTGGGCACAGGGGGGTTTGGCTGAGGGCAGACTGGAGTCACCGGGGCACACCCACGAGCTGGGGGGTGAGTGAGAGGCTGTGGCTGAATTATTGCTGGCTGGGGTTATTACTGGCAACAGTGGTGCTGGGTCAGGGGTGTGGCGGAGGGTAAGGGGGAGTGAATTCTGGGGTAGGGCCGCTGGACAGCAGAAGGACCACATTACTGAGAGGTAGTGGTGGGTAATTAGGGACAGTTATTATAAAACAggggctaggggcgcctgggtggctcagtgggttaaagcctctgccttcggctcaggtcatgatcccagggtcctgggatcaagccccacatcgggctctctgctcagcggggagcctgcttcttcctctctctgcctgcctctctgcctacttgtgatctctgtcaaataagtaaataaaatcttttaaaaaaataaaacaggggctaggggcacctgggtggctcagtcattaagcatctgcctttggcccaggtcatgatcccagggtcctgggattgagccccacatccggctccctgctcagcaggaagcctgcttctccctctcccactccccctgcttgtatttcttctctcactgtatctttcttttaaaatcttttaaaaaataaaataagggctaGATACACACTGTTGACAAGACAGCCACTAAATAGATGTGGCCATTGAGCATATAAAATGTCAGAATGAGACACATTGTAGGGGTAAAATGCACACGGCGTCTCGAAGACTTTGTGAGGggcgcctagggggctcagtgggttaaagcctctgccttcggctcaggtcatgatcccagggtcctgggatcgagccccacgtcgggctctctgctcggcggggagcctgcttcccttcctctctctctgcctgcctctctgcctacttgtgatctctgtctgtcaaataaataaataaaatctttttttttaaagtgtaaaagatctcattaataacttttaCACTGAGTAcgtattgaaataatatttttatatatggggttaaataaaatatatatgttaagttcacctatatctttttattttttcaagatggCTACTAGAGATTTTAACATTACAGAGTGGCTCGCATTATACTTCCATCAGCACTGGGCTAGAATACCGGGGCGGAAACTATGTTTTGAGGGACAGAAATCAAGGTTATTGACAGTGAGATTGGGTTAACTGAAGGCCCGGTTAATGGGAGACAGGGCCTGGGTAATTGGGAACTAGGCCGGTAGGGCATAAGATGTAGACTTTGGGGCAGGGGCTCAGTTACTGGGGGAGAGGAGTCTGGTGGCATCACTAGGAGCAGAGAGGTTGCGCTACAGACCAGAGTGAAAAGGGGGTGTGCTCAAGATGAGGCTGGACGAAGGGGCAAAAGCACGGTGCCCAGACTGGGGAGGGGTGGCAGGCGAGGCCCAGTCCCACACTCACCGCTTCTGCTCcctagaaggaaaaagaaacagcatcATTTGGTACTACCATGTCAGGGATGCGATCAAGACATCCTACCAAGCCTTGATGCTTCCAGTTCCCCAGCTCACCTCTCCTCTTCTAGCTTCTTCCGCAGGAGGTCTCGCCTCCAGGCAGGCATGCCGGCCAGCcgggcctcctcctcttcctcctgaaaCACAAGCACAGAGCTTTAGGACCAGCATGGGCGAGGAGGTAGGGGATCAGAGGTGGGTGCACCCCCAAGCTGGGGGCACGTGCACCAGTCAGGGACAGTGGGCTAGAGGTATCCTCCTGCAGGGCACATAGATGTAGGTGCCTGGCCACAGTCCCCTTAAAGGGAAtctcccaggctctgcctccttgtaacTCAGGTCCTGTATCCTAAAGGTGGCACTAGAGAGGTCAGAGCTAAGgtgtgggagaggagcagagaatgAGCTTCCTCCCCACTGGGGCATGCTGACAGATGGCCCAGGCCCCTGACCCGACTCTCTGGGCAGACCCCGAGTTGGGCCCCCACAGATCCAGCCAGCTCAGAGAGGCTCAGGCTGGCCTCCAGCATGAAGAACCTTCTGCCCCATATGTGTCCTATTCCCAAGTGAGCAGACACTACTCTACAACTGTGTGGTTGCAGTGACCTGgaaggagtgggggtgggcaTCCAACACAGGCGGCTCACAGCAAAGAGTTTTATTACTTGGGCGTTTACACAGGAGAACATGTCACATGGAACATTACACACGTCGCTACATGACCTCAAAGAAGTAGCTGTGGATTCAGTGAAAaaccagagagaggagagcccCACTGCCCCAAGGGGGACCCACGGTCCCTCGGGGGCGGCTTCTTCCACCTGGCTCCAACACAGAGCCAGGCAAGACTGTAGGGCCAGAGGGGAACACCGGGTTTGCCCTGTGCCCCGCCCTGCCCGTTCTGGCCACTGCCCCACATCTGGCCACGCTGGGGTTTCAAAGGCCGAGGCAGCCTGGTCCTCCTGGGCA
Proteins encoded:
- the TNFRSF25 gene encoding tumor necrosis factor receptor superfamily member 25 isoform X2, with the translated sequence MELRLGGYMAVVAAVLLLVLPGARGQHSTPGPPFDCAYNVQKRNGLFCCKGCPAGHYLKAPCPKPCGTATCLPCPRGTFLARENHHETRCTRCQACDEEVSQVAVTNCSTVADTHCGCEPGRFPECLVKPCKVGSPFRCHPCSDCRALHRHTRVPCSARDADCGTCLPGFYEYGNSCTPCPTSTLGSCPEPCVTVCGWRQSTWVLGIRAGLLGQARGDWGRPQPHCSPALLSVFWVQVLLAGLVVPLLLGAMLTYTYHRCQPCKPSVANEAGMEALTPLQATHLSPRDSTHALLVPLGSSEKVHTVQLVGNGWSPGSPQTQEAPCPQVAWSWDPLHGGAPGSAGATLQPGPQLYDVMDAVPARRWKEFVRTLGLREAEIEAVEVEVGRFRDQQYEMLKRWRQQQPAGLGAVYAALERMGLDGCAEDLRSRLQRGP
- the TNFRSF25 gene encoding tumor necrosis factor receptor superfamily member 25 isoform X1 — protein: MELRLGGYMAVVAAVLLLVLPGARGQHSTPGPPFDCAYNVQKRNGLFCCKGCPAGHYLKAPCPKPCGTATCLPCPRGTFLARENHHETRCTRCQACDEEVSQVAVTNCSTVADTHCGCEPGRFPECLVKPCKVGSPFRCHPCSDCRALHRHTRVPCSARDADCGTCLPGFYEYGNSCTPCPTSTLGSCPEPCVTVCGWRQSTWVLGIRAGLLGQARGDWGRPQPHCSPALLSVFWVQVLLAGLVVPLLLGAMLTYTYHRCQPCKPSVANEAGMEALTPLQATHLSPRDSTHALLVPLGSSEKVHTVQLVGNGWSPGSPQTQEAPCPQVAWSWDPLHGGAPDPPPPLLSPSPPPPPPPTPAPPAGSAGATLQPGPQLYDVMDAVPARRWKEFVRTLGLREAEIEAVEVEVGRFRDQQYEMLKRWRQQQPAGLGAVYAALERMGLDGCAEDLRSRLQRGP
- the TNFRSF25 gene encoding tumor necrosis factor receptor superfamily member 25 isoform X3, translated to MELRLGGYMAVVAAVLLLVLPGARGQHSTPGPPFDCAYNVQKRNGLFCCKGCPAGHYLKAPCPKPCGTATCLPCPRGTFLARENHHETRCTRCQACDEEVSQVAVTNCSTVADTHCGCEPGRFPECLVKPCKVGSPFRCHPCSDCRALHRHTRVPCSARDADCGTCLPGFYEYGNSCTPCPTSTLGSCPEPCVTVCGWRQMFWVQVLLAGLVVPLLLGAMLTYTYHRCQPCKPSVANEAGMEALTPLQATHLSPRDSTHALLVPLGSSEKVHTVQLVGNGWSPGSPQTQEAPCPQVAWSWDPLHGGAPDPPPPLLSPSPPPPPPPTPAPPAGSAGATLQPGPQLYDVMDAVPARRWKEFVRTLGLREAEIEAVEVEVGRFRDQQYEMLKRWRQQQPAGLGAVYAALERMGLDGCAEDLRSRLQRGP